Proteins encoded by one window of Chondromyces crocatus:
- a CDS encoding ATP-binding cassette domain-containing protein, with the protein MTEPRSPVDDAQPPAMPPEHPVDDTLSTAAPPELPVDDAQPPAAPPEQLVDDAQLPATLPEHPGDDALSTEAPPWGHAVDAQPPVVSPEAPVAPPPIVSLERVVAHDEAGPRGRPRGRLHHTQMALGPGRHAILGSPEDGTLALAQLITGHRRPVSGRVRVEGHDPARHAPTRARLGALLPEPDTWATRSVEAFVEMARRARGEASGSAATILEPFGLGRLLPRRPGSLSFAEARAVELALALSTPSPRLLVLFEPFADIALPADVTRAHLRALGSEGVCVALITSSRADALAEAEQIHVLHRGVMLPPVPTGRGGELVVQVEEPPHGEAGPPGIRTLAAALLDAPSIQALAWERAETSAPSGAPASPQPGPAVRPPHATLRVRSPDLEAASLAILEAASRTGVTLASIHAAPLKLGESRRRHPPQHGGGR; encoded by the coding sequence GTGACCGAGCCCAGATCCCCGGTCGACGACGCGCAGCCCCCCGCAATGCCGCCCGAGCATCCCGTCGACGACACGCTGTCGACCGCGGCGCCCCCCGAGCTGCCCGTCGACGACGCGCAGCCGCCCGCGGCGCCCCCCGAGCAGCTCGTCGACGACGCGCAGCTGCCCGCAACGCTTCCCGAGCATCCCGGCGACGACGCGCTGTCGACCGAGGCGCCTCCCTGGGGTCACGCCGTCGACGCGCAGCCGCCCGTCGTCTCTCCGGAAGCGCCTGTCGCGCCACCTCCGATCGTCTCGCTCGAACGGGTCGTCGCCCACGACGAGGCTGGCCCACGGGGTCGACCTCGGGGACGCCTTCATCACACGCAGATGGCCCTCGGGCCGGGGCGACACGCGATCCTCGGGAGCCCCGAAGACGGCACCCTGGCGCTCGCCCAGCTGATCACGGGTCACCGGCGACCCGTCAGCGGGCGGGTGCGCGTCGAAGGCCACGATCCCGCACGTCATGCGCCGACGCGCGCTCGGCTCGGCGCCCTGTTGCCCGAGCCCGACACCTGGGCCACCCGCTCGGTCGAGGCGTTCGTGGAGATGGCGCGGCGCGCCCGAGGTGAGGCATCCGGATCGGCAGCAACGATCCTGGAGCCGTTCGGCCTGGGTCGCCTCCTCCCCCGTCGCCCCGGGTCGCTCTCGTTCGCCGAGGCACGCGCCGTGGAGCTGGCGCTGGCGCTGAGCACGCCCTCTCCGCGTCTCCTCGTCCTGTTCGAGCCCTTCGCCGACATCGCGCTCCCGGCCGACGTCACGCGCGCTCACCTGCGGGCACTCGGGAGCGAGGGCGTCTGCGTCGCGCTGATCACGTCGTCGCGTGCCGACGCGCTGGCCGAGGCCGAGCAGATCCACGTGCTCCATCGGGGTGTGATGCTGCCCCCGGTGCCGACAGGTCGCGGGGGTGAGCTGGTCGTGCAGGTGGAGGAGCCTCCCCACGGGGAAGCTGGCCCCCCGGGCATCCGGACCCTGGCCGCTGCGCTGCTCGATGCGCCCAGCATCCAGGCGCTCGCCTGGGAGCGAGCCGAAACGTCGGCCCCCTCGGGCGCACCGGCTTCCCCCCAGCCGGGACCAGCCGTCCGTCCTCCTCACGCCACCCTGCGCGTCCGCTCGCCGGATCTCGAAGCGGCCTCGCTCGCCATCCTGGAGGCCGCGTCGCGCACCGGCGTCACCCTCGCCTCGATCCACGCGGCGCCGCTGAAGCTCGGGGAGTCACGTCGGAGGCACCCGCCACAGCACGGAGGTGGTCGATGA
- a CDS encoding DUF362 domain-containing protein, translating into MQIVRRPRVIIRRCPTYDVERIRRIVREGMEELDLRPRGRTLIKPNTVASGEFFPHAYTRPEFLEGVVQALRDRDDGQVAELAVGERCGITIPTRMAFEGAGYYPMFKRLALKHYHFEEEPQLEIPLTHEGRLRDYLFTPEPVAKADFFVNCPKFKSHPWTTVTFSIKAYIGIQDDRHRLIDHDHRLNEKIRDLQFILQPELIAIDAITAGEGRMLTPTPVDLGLVILGNNQVAFDTVCCWILGIDPMTVDHIRLSHEAGFGPVDLDQIDVTGDVSLEEAQLKARGFKVGLVRVEKYFEGTNITAYAGPPPETEYTDYCWGGCPGAIEEAIEILRQYDAQCDAKIPRMHVVFGSYAGGIDAKPGEKVVFIGDCTNWKGKLNGKLVQVESLYRDRSLLDPYRARHDDIFAKMVKVTGKLALSRNEPTVRLEGCPVSVAEQVLALVGLSGLRNPYLAPEQMMQFNKAYLMTRGVTAAKRLKGQAYQVHGPCGRGDAAPQGVTTAAIAPPSLGSGTSSAQPPGGE; encoded by the coding sequence ATGCAGATCGTGCGCCGACCTCGGGTCATCATCCGCCGCTGTCCGACGTACGATGTGGAGCGCATCCGCAGGATCGTCCGCGAAGGCATGGAGGAGCTGGACCTGCGCCCCCGCGGCCGGACGCTGATCAAGCCGAACACCGTCGCCTCGGGGGAGTTCTTCCCGCACGCCTACACACGGCCCGAGTTCCTCGAAGGCGTCGTCCAGGCCTTGCGGGATCGCGACGACGGACAGGTCGCCGAGCTTGCCGTCGGCGAGCGCTGCGGCATCACCATCCCGACGCGCATGGCCTTCGAGGGCGCGGGTTACTACCCGATGTTCAAGCGCCTCGCGCTCAAGCACTACCACTTCGAGGAAGAGCCCCAGCTCGAGATCCCCCTCACCCACGAGGGGCGGCTCCGCGACTACCTCTTCACGCCCGAGCCGGTCGCCAAGGCGGACTTCTTCGTCAACTGCCCCAAGTTCAAGTCACACCCCTGGACCACCGTCACCTTCTCGATCAAGGCCTACATCGGCATCCAGGACGACCGCCACCGCCTCATCGATCACGACCACCGGCTCAACGAGAAGATCAGAGACCTCCAGTTCATCCTCCAGCCCGAGCTGATCGCCATCGACGCGATCACGGCCGGTGAGGGGCGGATGCTCACCCCCACGCCCGTGGATCTGGGCCTGGTGATCCTCGGCAACAACCAGGTGGCGTTCGACACCGTGTGCTGCTGGATCCTCGGCATCGATCCCATGACCGTCGATCACATCCGGCTCTCGCACGAAGCCGGCTTCGGCCCCGTCGATCTCGATCAGATCGACGTGACCGGCGACGTCTCGCTCGAAGAGGCGCAGCTCAAGGCCCGCGGCTTCAAGGTCGGCCTCGTGCGCGTGGAGAAGTACTTCGAGGGAACCAACATCACCGCCTATGCCGGGCCGCCCCCGGAGACGGAGTACACCGACTACTGCTGGGGCGGCTGCCCGGGCGCCATCGAGGAGGCCATCGAGATCCTCCGGCAGTACGACGCGCAGTGCGACGCGAAGATCCCCCGGATGCACGTGGTCTTTGGCTCGTATGCGGGCGGGATCGACGCGAAGCCAGGCGAGAAGGTGGTCTTCATCGGTGACTGTACGAACTGGAAGGGAAAGCTGAACGGGAAGCTGGTCCAGGTGGAGAGCCTGTACCGCGACCGGAGCTTGCTCGACCCGTACCGAGCGCGCCATGACGACATCTTCGCCAAGATGGTGAAGGTGACCGGAAAGCTGGCGCTCTCGCGCAACGAGCCCACCGTGCGGCTCGAAGGCTGCCCGGTGAGCGTCGCCGAGCAGGTGCTCGCCCTGGTGGGGCTCAGCGGACTGCGGAACCCCTACCTCGCCCCCGAGCAGATGATGCAGTTCAACAAGGCCTACCTGATGACCCGCGGAGTCACGGCCGCGAAGCGCCTCAAGGGGCAGGCCTACCAGGTGCATGGTCCTTGCGGCCGGGGCGACGCCGCGCCTCAGGGCGTGACCACGGCCGCCATCGCGCCGCCGTCGCTCGGCTCGGGGACCTCCTCTGCCCAACCGCCTGGCGGCGAGTGA
- the smpB gene encoding SsrA-binding protein SmpB codes for MGRGTKKEKEAPGEKLIVRNKRATFEYQLGERYEAGMSLIGSEVKMLRAGGADLSDAWCAIHQGEAFLNGANIPELPGAAFGHVAKRPRKLLLHKEEIEDIQRAVDRDGMTVVATRMYFKEGRAKVELALAKGKKAVDKRESLKEKEADREARAAVARARRG; via the coding sequence GTGGGCCGCGGAACGAAGAAAGAAAAGGAAGCCCCCGGCGAAAAGCTGATCGTCCGCAACAAGCGGGCGACCTTCGAGTACCAGCTGGGAGAGCGCTACGAAGCGGGCATGTCGCTGATCGGCAGCGAGGTGAAGATGCTGCGCGCCGGCGGGGCCGACCTGTCCGATGCGTGGTGCGCCATCCACCAGGGAGAGGCGTTCCTCAACGGCGCCAACATCCCCGAGCTGCCGGGCGCCGCCTTCGGTCACGTCGCCAAGCGGCCGCGCAAGCTGCTGCTCCACAAGGAAGAGATCGAGGACATCCAGCGTGCCGTCGATCGCGATGGCATGACGGTGGTCGCCACGCGGATGTACTTCAAGGAGGGCCGCGCCAAGGTGGAGCTTGCGCTCGCGAAGGGGAAGAAGGCCGTCGACAAGCGCGAGAGCCTCAAAGAGAAAGAGGCCGACCGAGAGGCGCGTGCGGCAGTCGCGCGCGCGCGGCGAGGATGA
- a CDS encoding excinuclease ABC subunit UvrA gives MHPIRLRGARTHNLQSIDLDFHPGELVAITGVSGAGKSSLALDTLYAEGQRRFVESFSPYARQFLERLERPPIESLDPVAAGVAVDRRAPVKSSRSTVATMADLEPYLSAVFSREAIPVCPDCHVPAQRTDPVAAAERVATAHAGAKALVTYRVPVLGPEAYLDVRESLAGAGYRRLLVRGEARDLDEIAPSEALSGGTAIDVIVDRLRLTEQDRRRLGAAIEEAWRQGGGAAALHVVRPEASPSTNGSVGGVAETEAEAAPLEPQEKKRGRRAKTPLHDASVAMTTAGRGKGRGATSRGKKKAAASAQGSEALDANGASVNTPSAVSSDGTSGQGLSRVPLVRGLSCPSCARSFDPPRPGLFSYQSPAGACPACRGFGRTIGIDWNKVFPEPHRALDDGAIRPWSGKSTTWERRVLKRFCEREGIPFDRPWSELSEAQQNRVLDGEGSWSGGKFPGVRAWFKWLETRTYKMHVRVLLARYRAYDPCDSCGGKRLSPESLLYQVGGLDLAAWHGLELRDARTRLDALRATTTQGELSRRELSARLTYLERVGLGYLTLDRQARTLSGGEAQRVSLTAALGTSLTGALFVLDEPTVGLHPSDIPPLLGCMRELADSGNAVLVIEHEPLVIEVSDRVVELGPEAGRKGGKVVHDGSPAARPRLPPPAASVPARRSFNETITIVGARANNLRSVTARIPLGCVVAVTGPSGSGKSTLVEEILYRHIARARGYKDVDPPGIYTRVENTAGIRAVTLVDQSPLGRTSRGNPATYSGAWNRIRALFAQQPGAVERKLTPSHFSFNVALGRCEACAGEGSETIEMQFLADVSVTCPSCKGRRFQDIVLEVKLDGRSVADVLALTIDEALEVFSSEGAIQRTLRPLQQLGLGYLGLGQPLSTLSGGEAQRLKVARALADACVGALFLLDEPSAGLHPSEVARLNAALSALVTAGASVIVVDHDLDVIGAADWILDIGPGAGIEGGTLVAEGTPEDVARTDTRTGKALAAWFAQGVRAEGAADREAGVASASRPRRRADAKKQAPDGAVASADAPGAERREGLRRPAHAELPHAIEVTGAREHNLHEVSVSIPHGKLVVVTGPSGSGKSTLSFDVVFAEGQRRFLETLTPYARQFLPTLPRPDVDRVTGVPPSIALEQRTTRSGANSTVATVTEIAHYLRLLYAKVGDAHCPKCDIPIQGRAAEALYDDLRATRGKRTLLAPAVVARKGTYLDVFTAAARAGIQQAIADGVPCSTDVPPKLDKRKEHSIDLVIYEGRLADLDRALFDRALTFGKGSLKIVDAKGDTQLHSTTRTCPRCGQGVPELDPRWFSFNTKQGRCESCEGTGVSGHADDALQTPEPCEACEGSRLAPIPRAVRLAGERYHEAAGRAVGDAASWARTLAFTGDRARIAEAPHRELCRRLDFVTEVGLDYLALDRPAGTLSGGEMQRLRLAAQLGSGLTGALYVLDEPTIGLHPRDTQRLLGNLRKLADTGSTILMVEHDADTIRAADHLVDLGPSGGRSGGRILAAGTPAEVLSSPASPTGRALAAEASLASPARPPRPPAEAHVELIGARAHNLRVDRLHIPVGRMTVVAGVSGSGKSTLVQKVLYPAIRRGLGLEAPEPGPHEALRLPRGLTRALAVDQSPIGRTSRSVPATFLGIWDEIRRLYAATPDAQIRGYDAGRFSFNTAKGGRCPTCEGQGVISHEMAFLPDAVTVCEACGGGRFEPATLDVQYNGRSIGDVLGMTAEEAVELFANHLKIRAPLATMCDLGVGYLHLGQGSHTLSGGEAQRLKLASELTAGLRPKPTLYVLDEPTTGLHLADVARLLDVLDRLVERGDTLVIVEHHPAVIARADHIVELGPEGGSGGGQLVAEGTPREIAKKKTATGKVLKELFGRVG, from the coding sequence ATGCACCCCATCCGACTTCGCGGCGCGCGCACCCACAACCTCCAGAGCATCGACCTCGACTTCCACCCCGGCGAGCTGGTGGCCATCACCGGCGTCTCGGGGGCCGGGAAGTCGTCGTTGGCCCTCGACACGCTCTACGCCGAGGGACAGCGGCGCTTCGTCGAGAGCTTCAGCCCCTACGCGCGGCAGTTCCTCGAGCGTCTGGAGCGGCCGCCGATCGAGTCGCTCGATCCGGTCGCGGCCGGTGTCGCCGTGGATCGCCGCGCGCCGGTGAAGAGTTCGCGCTCCACCGTGGCGACCATGGCCGATCTGGAGCCCTACCTGTCCGCGGTGTTTTCCCGCGAGGCCATCCCGGTGTGCCCGGATTGCCATGTCCCCGCCCAGCGCACGGATCCCGTCGCGGCAGCGGAGCGCGTCGCGACGGCACACGCGGGGGCGAAGGCGCTCGTCACGTACCGGGTCCCGGTGCTGGGTCCCGAGGCGTACCTCGATGTCCGCGAGTCACTCGCAGGGGCGGGGTATCGCCGGTTGCTGGTCCGCGGCGAGGCACGAGATCTCGACGAGATCGCGCCCTCGGAGGCTCTTTCGGGAGGGACGGCGATCGACGTGATCGTCGATCGGCTCCGGCTCACGGAGCAGGATCGGCGGCGGCTCGGCGCGGCGATCGAGGAGGCCTGGCGGCAAGGAGGTGGCGCGGCTGCGCTTCACGTCGTGCGGCCGGAGGCGAGCCCGTCCACGAACGGGTCGGTCGGGGGTGTCGCAGAAACAGAGGCAGAGGCGGCGCCGCTGGAGCCGCAGGAGAAGAAGCGAGGGAGGAGGGCCAAGACGCCACTCCACGATGCCTCCGTGGCGATGACCACGGCGGGCCGCGGCAAGGGTCGAGGCGCGACGAGCCGTGGAAAAAAGAAGGCCGCAGCCTCCGCCCAGGGGTCGGAGGCGCTCGATGCGAACGGGGCGAGCGTCAACACGCCCAGCGCAGTGAGTAGTGACGGGACGAGCGGGCAGGGTCTCTCCCGGGTTCCGCTCGTGCGGGGCCTTTCCTGTCCGTCGTGTGCGCGCTCGTTCGATCCGCCTCGCCCCGGGCTGTTCTCTTACCAGAGCCCAGCCGGCGCGTGCCCTGCGTGCCGCGGCTTCGGGCGCACCATCGGCATCGACTGGAACAAGGTCTTCCCCGAGCCGCATCGCGCCCTCGACGACGGCGCCATCCGTCCCTGGTCCGGCAAGTCGACGACCTGGGAGCGCCGGGTGCTGAAGCGCTTCTGCGAGCGAGAAGGGATCCCGTTCGATCGTCCCTGGTCGGAGCTGAGCGAGGCGCAGCAGAACCGTGTCCTCGATGGCGAGGGGTCGTGGAGCGGGGGGAAGTTCCCCGGTGTCCGGGCCTGGTTCAAGTGGCTGGAGACGCGGACCTACAAGATGCACGTGCGCGTCCTGCTCGCGCGCTACCGCGCGTACGATCCGTGCGATAGCTGCGGGGGGAAGCGGCTCTCCCCGGAGTCGTTGCTCTACCAGGTCGGCGGGCTGGATCTCGCGGCCTGGCACGGGCTGGAGCTGCGGGACGCGCGGACGCGCCTCGACGCGCTCCGGGCCACCACGACACAAGGGGAGCTCTCCCGGCGTGAGCTGTCGGCACGGCTGACGTACCTGGAGCGGGTCGGGCTGGGCTACCTGACCCTCGATCGGCAGGCCCGCACGCTGTCGGGCGGCGAGGCGCAGCGGGTCTCGCTCACGGCCGCGCTGGGGACGTCGCTCACCGGGGCGCTGTTCGTGCTCGACGAGCCGACGGTCGGGCTGCACCCCAGCGACATCCCGCCGCTGCTCGGCTGCATGCGCGAGCTGGCGGACAGCGGGAATGCGGTGCTGGTCATCGAGCACGAGCCGCTGGTCATCGAGGTCAGCGATCGGGTCGTGGAGCTGGGGCCGGAGGCCGGTCGCAAGGGCGGGAAGGTCGTCCACGATGGGTCGCCGGCAGCTCGCCCGCGCTTGCCACCCCCTGCCGCCAGCGTGCCCGCGCGCCGGTCTTTCAACGAGACGATCACCATCGTCGGCGCCCGCGCCAACAACCTGCGCAGCGTCACGGCGCGCATCCCGCTCGGGTGCGTCGTCGCCGTGACCGGTCCCAGCGGCTCGGGGAAGAGCACGCTCGTGGAGGAGATCCTCTACCGGCACATCGCGCGGGCGCGGGGCTACAAGGACGTCGACCCCCCGGGCATCTACACGCGTGTCGAGAACACGGCGGGCATCCGGGCCGTCACTCTCGTCGACCAATCGCCACTCGGCCGCACGTCACGCGGGAACCCTGCGACGTACAGCGGCGCGTGGAACCGGATCCGGGCGCTGTTCGCGCAGCAGCCTGGCGCGGTCGAACGCAAGCTCACGCCGAGTCACTTCTCGTTCAACGTGGCGCTCGGGCGCTGCGAGGCGTGCGCCGGCGAGGGCAGCGAGACGATCGAGATGCAGTTCCTCGCGGACGTCTCGGTCACCTGCCCGAGCTGCAAGGGGCGCCGCTTCCAGGACATCGTGCTCGAGGTGAAGCTCGACGGCCGCTCCGTGGCCGACGTGCTCGCGTTGACCATCGACGAGGCGCTGGAGGTCTTCTCCAGCGAGGGCGCCATCCAGCGCACGCTCCGGCCGCTCCAGCAGCTCGGCCTGGGGTATCTCGGGCTCGGGCAGCCGCTGTCCACGCTCTCGGGCGGCGAGGCGCAGCGGCTGAAGGTCGCGCGCGCGCTGGCCGACGCCTGTGTGGGGGCGCTGTTCCTGCTCGACGAGCCCAGCGCGGGCCTCCACCCGAGCGAGGTCGCACGGCTGAATGCAGCGCTGAGCGCCCTGGTCACTGCGGGGGCGAGCGTCATCGTGGTCGACCACGATCTCGACGTCATCGGAGCAGCGGACTGGATCCTCGACATCGGGCCAGGCGCCGGGATCGAGGGCGGGACGCTCGTCGCCGAGGGTACGCCGGAGGACGTGGCGCGCACGGACACGCGCACCGGCAAGGCGCTGGCGGCGTGGTTCGCGCAGGGAGTGCGTGCGGAGGGTGCGGCGGATCGAGAGGCTGGCGTGGCCTCGGCATCGCGCCCACGCCGACGGGCCGACGCGAAGAAGCAGGCTCCAGATGGCGCGGTGGCCTCGGCGGACGCTCCCGGAGCGGAGCGCAGGGAGGGGCTCCGCAGGCCTGCACACGCCGAGCTACCGCACGCGATCGAGGTCACCGGCGCGCGCGAGCACAACCTCCACGAGGTGTCGGTCTCCATCCCCCATGGGAAGCTCGTGGTCGTCACCGGGCCAAGCGGCTCGGGCAAGAGCACCCTCTCCTTCGACGTCGTCTTCGCCGAGGGCCAGCGCCGCTTCCTCGAGACGCTGACGCCCTATGCGCGGCAGTTCTTGCCCACGCTCCCGCGCCCCGACGTCGACCGGGTGACGGGCGTCCCGCCGTCGATCGCCCTGGAGCAGCGCACCACGCGCTCCGGCGCGAACTCCACCGTCGCCACGGTGACCGAGATCGCGCACTACCTGCGGCTCCTCTACGCCAAGGTGGGGGATGCGCACTGTCCCAAGTGCGACATCCCCATCCAGGGACGCGCGGCAGAGGCTCTTTACGACGACCTCCGCGCCACGCGGGGCAAGCGCACGCTGCTCGCGCCGGCGGTGGTCGCGCGCAAAGGTACCTACCTCGACGTCTTCACGGCGGCTGCGCGCGCCGGCATTCAGCAGGCCATCGCCGATGGGGTCCCTTGCTCGACCGACGTCCCGCCCAAGCTCGACAAGCGCAAGGAGCACTCGATCGACCTGGTGATCTACGAGGGTCGCCTCGCGGATCTCGATCGGGCGCTTTTCGACCGGGCCCTCACCTTCGGCAAGGGCTCGCTCAAGATCGTCGACGCCAAGGGGGACACGCAGCTCCACTCGACCACGCGGACCTGTCCCCGGTGCGGGCAGGGCGTCCCCGAGCTGGATCCTCGCTGGTTCTCGTTCAACACCAAGCAAGGTCGCTGCGAGTCGTGCGAGGGCACCGGGGTCTCCGGGCACGCGGACGACGCGCTCCAGACCCCCGAGCCGTGCGAGGCGTGCGAAGGTTCCCGGCTCGCGCCAATCCCACGCGCGGTGCGGCTCGCGGGAGAGCGCTACCACGAGGCCGCAGGGCGCGCCGTCGGGGATGCGGCGAGCTGGGCACGGACCCTTGCGTTCACGGGGGACCGTGCGCGCATCGCCGAAGCGCCGCACCGGGAGCTGTGCCGTCGCCTGGACTTCGTGACGGAGGTGGGGCTCGACTACCTCGCTCTGGATCGCCCGGCAGGGACGCTCTCGGGCGGCGAGATGCAGCGCCTCCGGCTCGCGGCGCAGCTCGGCAGCGGGCTCACGGGCGCGCTGTACGTGCTCGACGAGCCGACCATCGGCCTCCACCCGCGGGACACGCAGCGCCTGCTCGGCAACCTGCGGAAGCTCGCCGACACGGGGAGCACGATCCTGATGGTCGAGCACGACGCGGACACGATCCGCGCCGCCGATCACCTCGTGGATCTTGGCCCGTCGGGGGGTCGGAGCGGAGGCCGTATCCTCGCGGCCGGTACGCCGGCCGAGGTCCTCTCGTCGCCAGCTTCGCCCACGGGTCGCGCACTCGCCGCCGAAGCGTCGCTCGCCTCGCCAGCGCGACCCCCCAGGCCGCCGGCCGAGGCGCACGTCGAGCTGATCGGCGCCCGCGCGCACAACCTCCGCGTCGACCGGCTGCACATCCCGGTGGGTCGGATGACGGTGGTCGCGGGCGTCAGCGGATCCGGCAAGAGCACGCTGGTGCAGAAGGTCCTCTACCCGGCCATCCGGCGCGGGCTCGGCCTGGAAGCGCCCGAGCCAGGGCCGCACGAGGCGCTGCGGCTCCCGCGCGGGCTCACCCGGGCGCTGGCCGTCGATCAGTCCCCCATCGGGCGCACCTCTCGCTCGGTGCCAGCGACCTTCCTCGGCATCTGGGACGAGATCCGGCGGCTCTACGCGGCGACGCCGGACGCGCAGATCCGGGGCTACGACGCGGGCCGGTTCTCGTTCAACACGGCGAAGGGGGGGCGCTGCCCGACCTGCGAGGGGCAAGGCGTGATCAGCCACGAGATGGCGTTCCTGCCGGATGCCGTCACCGTGTGCGAGGCCTGCGGGGGCGGTCGGTTCGAGCCGGCGACGCTCGACGTGCAGTACAACGGGCGCAGCATCGGCGACGTGCTCGGGATGACCGCGGAGGAGGCGGTGGAGCTGTTCGCGAACCACCTCAAGATCCGGGCACCGCTGGCGACGATGTGCGACCTCGGGGTGGGCTACCTGCACCTCGGACAGGGGTCCCACACGCTGTCGGGTGGAGAGGCGCAGCGCTTGAAGCTCGCGAGCGAGCTGACCGCGGGCCTGCGCCCGAAGCCCACGCTGTACGTGCTCGACGAGCCGACCACGGGCCTGCACCTGGCCGACGTGGCGCGGCTGCTCGACGTGCTCGATCGGCTCGTGGAGCGTGGGGACACACTGGTGATCGTGGAGCACCACCCGGCGGTGATCGCGCGGGCGGATCACATCGTCGAGCTGGGTCCGGAGGGCGGCTCGGGCGGCGGTCAGCTCGTCGCCGAGGGGACGCCGCGGGAGATCGCGAAGAAGAAGACGGCGACAGGGAAAGTGCTGAAGGAGCTGTTCGGTCGGGTGGGGTGA
- a CDS encoding right-handed parallel beta-helix repeat-containing protein, which produces MAPPPMRSPRHIPLRHPPRPRSLGRLLGALCPFFLQITTGCVGPAVVGSPSPGTTPPPVTSKADPSTQGQVASSSTPCQTPVDARTFGAGQGAPEGDGPAIQRAIRAASAQQAPCVQLPSGDYVIRQAPGQALREVPIRPEVDGLTLEGAPDGTTRILLEADSFAILVNKGDTRPLLPVRGLRLRHLTIEVPGGHGVSDAGAIQLNRCPDVHVADVRIRMNARAQVARGLKMSGLATSQGTSGLLERIHVDGISKAGMYLASGTHHLTVRGCETLHAWNEPPINAPPPGLSISDAHEITVVDHHAHHNRGAGLLIGTNGGPPIRVPELPSDAYGAYYPGALAHGPATRIRVVGGSFSDNGEVGGAGILIGSGYPEVPREITLTDVLARGNRGPGIVIEAGADIAIDGAVVSGNGAQGILVRDVVLPGAAGAGPRTTGVRISNALIHDNGRAVRVDVGGLEVRGGAEGVGLIGGIIAVGDEGSRQRLGVRLVPEGERRSRGFFTVGAPRIAAPILFDGVDAR; this is translated from the coding sequence ATGGCGCCGCCGCCCATGCGCTCGCCCAGGCACATCCCTCTGCGTCACCCGCCCCGGCCCCGCTCCCTGGGGCGTCTGCTCGGCGCGCTCTGCCCGTTCTTCCTGCAGATCACCACGGGCTGTGTCGGTCCCGCGGTGGTCGGTTCGCCCAGCCCGGGAACGACCCCACCCCCCGTCACCTCGAAGGCCGACCCCTCGACCCAGGGGCAGGTCGCCTCTTCATCCACCCCTTGCCAGACCCCGGTCGATGCCAGGACGTTCGGCGCCGGCCAGGGCGCTCCCGAGGGGGATGGTCCTGCCATCCAGCGCGCCATCCGCGCAGCCAGCGCGCAGCAGGCCCCCTGCGTGCAGTTGCCCTCGGGCGACTACGTCATTCGCCAGGCGCCAGGCCAGGCGCTGCGCGAGGTGCCCATCCGTCCCGAGGTCGATGGGCTCACCCTCGAAGGCGCGCCCGATGGCACCACCCGCATTCTCCTGGAAGCCGACAGCTTCGCGATCCTGGTCAACAAGGGGGATACGCGGCCCTTGCTGCCCGTGCGTGGGCTCAGGCTCCGCCACCTCACCATCGAGGTGCCCGGGGGGCATGGGGTCAGCGACGCGGGTGCGATCCAGCTCAACCGCTGCCCTGACGTCCACGTGGCCGACGTGCGCATCCGCATGAACGCCCGCGCCCAGGTGGCGCGCGGGCTGAAGATGTCCGGGCTCGCCACATCGCAAGGGACGAGCGGCCTGCTCGAACGGATCCACGTCGATGGCATCAGCAAGGCGGGGATGTACCTCGCCAGCGGCACGCACCACCTCACCGTGCGGGGCTGCGAGACCCTCCACGCCTGGAACGAGCCACCCATCAACGCGCCGCCGCCAGGGCTCTCCATCTCGGACGCCCACGAGATCACCGTCGTCGACCATCACGCCCACCACAACCGCGGCGCTGGGCTGTTGATCGGCACCAACGGCGGGCCGCCGATCCGGGTGCCGGAGCTCCCGTCGGACGCCTATGGCGCGTATTACCCGGGCGCGCTGGCCCACGGTCCGGCCACGCGCATCCGGGTGGTTGGTGGCTCCTTCTCGGACAACGGAGAGGTCGGTGGCGCAGGGATCCTCATCGGGAGCGGCTACCCCGAGGTCCCCCGCGAGATCACGCTCACCGATGTGCTCGCGCGCGGCAACCGCGGGCCCGGGATCGTCATCGAGGCCGGGGCGGACATCGCCATCGATGGCGCCGTGGTGAGCGGCAATGGGGCGCAGGGGATCCTGGTGCGCGACGTCGTGTTGCCTGGAGCTGCCGGCGCAGGACCGAGGACCACCGGGGTGCGCATCTCGAACGCGCTGATCCACGACAACGGGCGCGCGGTCCGCGTCGACGTGGGGGGACTGGAGGTCCGGGGGGGCGCGGAGGGGGTGGGGCTCATCGGCGGAATCATCGCCGTGGGGGACGAGGGCTCGCGCCAGCGCCTCGGTGTCCGCCTGGTGCCGGAGGGGGAGCGTCGGAGTCGGGGCTTCTTCACGGTAGGCGCGCCCAGGATCGCGGCGCCCATCCTGTTCGACGGCGTGGACGCTCGGTAG